One region of Catenuloplanes indicus genomic DNA includes:
- a CDS encoding deoxyribonuclease IV gives MRIGAHVDPADPLAAAAARGADAVQFFLTDPQKFDTPAPRADADALRASDVQLFVHAPYRINVATTNNRVRIPSRKLLLAHARAAAEIGAAGLIVHGGHVGDGDDIATGFDNWRKTFSYAAKEGGFPLPVLIENTAGGENACARTFDAIARLWDAVGPLGAGFCLDTCHAHAGGEALIDAVDRVKAITGRIDLVHCNDSRDEFDSRRDRHDNIGHGMIDPELLVGVIRAADAPVIVETPGGAEGQSADITFLRNRIGV, from the coding sequence ATGCGAATCGGAGCCCACGTCGATCCGGCCGACCCGCTGGCCGCTGCCGCCGCCCGCGGTGCCGATGCCGTGCAGTTCTTCCTCACCGACCCGCAGAAGTTCGACACGCCGGCGCCTCGCGCCGACGCGGACGCGCTGCGCGCCTCGGACGTGCAGCTCTTCGTGCACGCGCCGTACCGGATCAACGTGGCCACCACGAACAACCGGGTGCGCATCCCGAGCCGCAAGCTGCTGCTCGCGCACGCCCGCGCGGCCGCGGAGATCGGCGCAGCCGGGTTGATCGTGCACGGCGGTCACGTCGGCGACGGTGACGACATCGCGACCGGTTTCGACAACTGGCGCAAGACCTTCAGCTACGCGGCGAAGGAGGGTGGCTTCCCACTGCCCGTCCTGATCGAGAACACGGCCGGCGGGGAGAACGCGTGCGCCCGCACGTTCGACGCGATCGCCCGGCTGTGGGACGCGGTCGGGCCGCTCGGCGCCGGCTTCTGCCTGGACACGTGCCACGCGCACGCCGGCGGCGAGGCGCTGATCGACGCGGTCGACCGGGTCAAGGCGATCACCGGGCGGATCGACCTGGTCCACTGCAACGACTCGCGGGACGAGTTCGACTCGCGGCGCGACCGGCACGACAACATCGGGCACGGCATGATCGATCCGGAGCTGCTGGTCGGCGTGATCCGGGCGGCGGACGCACCGGTGATCGTGGAGACTCCGGGCGGCGCCGAGGGGCAGAGCGCCGACATCACGTTCCTGCGCAACCGTATCGGCGTCTAG
- a CDS encoding sulfurtransferase TusA family protein — protein MTTAGDDSPAEVLDCLGQRCPLPVIALAKRLPALPVGAVVRVLADDPAAANDIPAWCRMKSQEYLGSPEHAAFDVRRVT, from the coding sequence ATGACGACGGCCGGTGACGACTCGCCGGCCGAGGTCCTCGACTGCCTCGGCCAGCGATGCCCACTGCCGGTGATCGCGCTGGCCAAGCGGCTCCCCGCGCTGCCGGTCGGCGCGGTGGTCCGAGTGCTGGCCGACGACCCGGCCGCCGCGAACGACATCCCGGCCTGGTGCCGGATGAAGTCCCAGGAATACCTGGGCTCACCGGAACATGCGGCCTTCGACGTCCGCCGTGTGACCTGA